From a region of the Myroides sp. JBRI-B21084 genome:
- a CDS encoding ABC transporter permease codes for MFNRDKWNEIIEALSANPFRTIITAFGVFWGIFILVILLSASQGLQNGIKKQMGGLSTNTMFMWTQSTSKPYKGLPQGRNFNFKNSDVDAIKRNINGLMYVSPRNQLGGYRGSNNVVRGTKTGAYTVYGDYPEFILQQPMNILKGRFINYGDIEKNRKVTVIGEGVIRELYEPGEEVLGSYIKVQGVNFLVVGVYKSISNMGGNAEESQKQLFMPFTTFQQAFNYGDVVGWMAITAKDNTPITDIKKNIFNLLKQRHTIEPTDERAIGHFDLYQEFKKINGLFSILTAVSYIVGIFILGSGIIGIVNIMLIIVKERTQEIGIRRALGATPAVIIKQILTESVVLSLIAGMAGIIFASIVLALINFAIEQAPNKDQIPIVNPSVHLGVVVIALLILVIAGLLAGLIPAITAIKVKPIDALRTE; via the coding sequence ATGTTTAACCGAGATAAATGGAACGAAATTATTGAAGCCCTTTCGGCTAACCCATTCAGAACCATAATAACAGCTTTTGGTGTGTTTTGGGGTATTTTTATTTTAGTGATTTTACTTTCTGCTAGCCAAGGTTTACAAAATGGCATTAAAAAGCAAATGGGAGGCTTATCTACAAACACCATGTTTATGTGGACACAAAGTACTTCTAAACCCTATAAAGGCTTGCCACAAGGTAGAAATTTCAACTTTAAAAACAGTGATGTTGATGCTATTAAACGCAATATTAACGGACTAATGTATGTATCGCCACGTAATCAATTAGGTGGTTATAGAGGCAGTAACAATGTGGTGCGTGGTACAAAAACGGGAGCTTATACTGTGTATGGCGATTATCCTGAGTTTATCCTTCAACAACCAATGAACATTCTAAAAGGTCGATTTATAAATTATGGCGATATTGAAAAAAACCGCAAAGTAACCGTTATTGGCGAAGGGGTTATTCGTGAACTTTATGAACCAGGCGAAGAAGTTTTAGGTTCGTATATTAAAGTACAAGGTGTAAACTTTTTAGTGGTTGGTGTTTACAAAAGCATATCTAATATGGGTGGAAATGCCGAAGAAAGTCAAAAACAACTTTTCATGCCATTTACCACCTTTCAACAAGCTTTTAATTACGGTGATGTTGTGGGTTGGATGGCTATTACTGCTAAAGACAACACACCAATTACCGATATTAAAAAAAATATTTTTAATTTATTAAAACAACGCCATACCATTGAACCAACAGATGAAAGAGCCATTGGTCATTTTGATTTATATCAAGAATTCAAAAAAATAAACGGCTTATTTTCAATACTTACTGCAGTTTCATACATTGTAGGTATTTTTATTTTAGGTTCAGGTATCATTGGTATTGTAAATATAATGCTCATAATTGTTAAAGAACGTACGCAAGAAATTGGCATTAGACGCGCTTTAGGAGCAACACCAGCTGTTATTATTAAGCAAATTTTAACCGAATCGGTTGTGTTATCGCTTATTGCAGGCATGGCAGGAATTATCTTTGCATCTATTGTTCTTGCGCTTATTAATTTTGCAATTGAACAAGCGCCTAATAAAGACCAAATTCCTATTGTAAACCCAAGTGTACACTTAGGTGTAGTAGTTATTGCCCTACTTATTTTAGTAATTGCTGGCTTGTTAGCTGGCTTAATACCAGCAATAACAGCTATTAAAGTTAAACCAATTGACGCATTACGAACCGAATAA
- a CDS encoding efflux RND transporter periplasmic adaptor subunit, whose protein sequence is MKKGCTITILVFLAIAFAGALFWVYQKNAQPPVVYETEKAEIRSISKSTVATGNINPKEEVLIKPNISGIIEEVYVEAGDNIKNGDLIAKIKVVPNVSSLNSANNQIQTAKIDLENQKRIIERQKTLFNKGVISANDYDAAQTAYKQALQAYNATVQSAEIIRTGTTKGLSNIAQTLIRSTVSGMVLDVPVKKGNQVIEANNFNEGTTIASLANVNNMIFEGKLDESEVGKIKLGLPLEITIGAIENKKFDAVLDYIAPKGVNENGAMQFPIKGTLVNKDATFIRSGLSANASIILSKVTNVLAIKEGLVQYDEKTKKSFVEVMVGDQKFEKRFVELGVSDGIYVEIKKGITKNDKIKVWNQIKK, encoded by the coding sequence ATGAAAAAAGGTTGTACTATTACCATTTTAGTTTTTTTAGCAATTGCATTTGCAGGTGCTTTATTTTGGGTGTATCAAAAAAATGCACAACCGCCTGTAGTTTATGAAACCGAAAAGGCCGAAATACGTTCCATTTCAAAAAGCACCGTAGCAACAGGAAACATAAATCCTAAAGAAGAAGTTTTAATTAAACCTAATATTTCAGGAATTATTGAAGAAGTGTATGTTGAAGCTGGTGATAACATTAAAAACGGTGATTTAATTGCTAAAATTAAAGTAGTTCCAAATGTTTCTAGTTTAAATTCGGCAAACAACCAAATTCAAACGGCTAAAATCGATTTAGAAAATCAAAAAAGAATCATAGAGCGCCAAAAAACCTTGTTTAACAAAGGAGTTATTTCCGCAAACGATTACGACGCTGCTCAAACCGCCTATAAACAAGCACTGCAGGCGTACAATGCTACCGTGCAAAGTGCCGAAATTATTAGAACAGGTACCACAAAAGGCTTAAGTAATATTGCACAAACCTTAATTAGATCAACCGTATCGGGTATGGTACTTGATGTTCCCGTTAAAAAAGGAAACCAAGTTATTGAAGCCAATAATTTTAACGAAGGAACAACCATTGCTAGTCTTGCAAATGTTAATAACATGATTTTTGAAGGAAAATTAGACGAATCTGAAGTTGGAAAAATAAAATTAGGCTTACCCTTAGAAATTACTATTGGTGCTATTGAAAACAAAAAATTTGATGCAGTGCTAGATTACATTGCTCCAAAAGGTGTTAACGAAAACGGCGCCATGCAATTTCCTATAAAAGGGACTTTAGTTAATAAAGATGCCACTTTTATACGTTCGGGCCTTAGTGCAAATGCTTCTATTATCCTTTCAAAAGTTACAAATGTATTGGCTATAAAAGAAGGTTTGGTACAATACGATGAAAAAACTAAAAAATCGTTTGTTGAAGTGATGGTAGGCGATCAAAAATTTGAAAAACGCTTTGTAGAACTTGGTGTAAGCGATGGTATTTACGTTGAAATTAAAAAAGGAATTACCAAAAACGATAAAATTAAAGTTTGGAACCAAATTAAAAAGTAA
- a CDS encoding TolC family protein: MKNFSLLLSVYLLFAVQAFAQKKWTLEECIQHALNNNISIKQIELDNQLAAIDQKDAYGSFLPTFNASASHSWNIGLNTNITTGLLENQTTQFTSVGASAGVDIYKGLQNQNRFRKSKLALISAQYQHLKMEEDVALNVVNAYLQILFNKENYKVQTQQFNADSLQLVRSQALVDAGMIPSGDLFDMKATLATDKQRIIQADYNLLISKMSLAQLLQLKDFKDFDIDEVAYEFQPNSIFFETPESIFLKAKQERTELKIAENNVKMAEKDIEIAKGARLPSLVGFYSFSSRVSYANLPNGLGGVMAPPPFFEQLDTYKGHNFGLQLNIPIFNGFSAKNNIERTKLNLEKNKLALSQSELDLERNIYTAYADAKGALETYVATREMLKAREEAFRYTKERYENGMATAFDYNQAQTLFVNTQSDLLRTKYDYVFRTRILEFYFGIPIIPNN; the protein is encoded by the coding sequence ATGAAAAACTTTAGCTTGCTACTTAGCGTTTACTTGCTTTTTGCTGTTCAGGCGTTTGCACAAAAAAAGTGGACGTTAGAAGAGTGCATTCAACACGCATTAAACAACAACATATCTATTAAACAAATAGAACTTGATAACCAATTGGCTGCCATTGATCAAAAAGATGCATACGGTAGCTTTCTTCCAACATTCAACGCTTCGGCTTCACATTCATGGAACATAGGTTTAAATACTAATATAACAACGGGTTTGTTAGAAAATCAAACCACGCAGTTTACATCGGTTGGTGCATCAGCAGGTGTTGATATTTACAAAGGTTTGCAAAACCAAAACCGTTTTCGCAAATCTAAATTGGCTTTGATATCTGCCCAATATCAACATTTAAAAATGGAAGAAGATGTTGCCTTAAACGTGGTAAATGCCTATTTGCAAATTTTATTTAATAAAGAAAATTACAAAGTACAAACCCAACAATTTAATGCCGATAGTTTACAATTAGTACGTTCGCAAGCATTAGTAGATGCTGGAATGATACCAAGTGGCGATTTGTTTGATATGAAAGCTACTTTAGCAACTGATAAACAACGCATTATTCAAGCCGATTATAATTTGCTAATTTCTAAAATGAGTTTGGCGCAATTGCTGCAATTAAAAGATTTTAAAGATTTTGATATTGATGAAGTGGCGTACGAATTTCAACCAAATTCTATTTTTTTCGAAACGCCTGAATCCATCTTTTTAAAAGCTAAACAAGAACGTACCGAACTTAAAATAGCCGAAAACAATGTAAAAATGGCCGAAAAAGATATTGAAATTGCAAAAGGCGCTCGCCTACCCTCGTTGGTTGGGTTTTACAGTTTTAGTTCACGTGTTTCGTACGCCAATCTCCCAAATGGTTTAGGCGGTGTTATGGCGCCTCCACCCTTTTTTGAACAATTAGATACATATAAAGGTCATAATTTTGGTTTGCAATTAAACATACCTATTTTTAACGGCTTCAGCGCTAAAAACAATATAGAGCGTACTAAATTAAATTTAGAAAAAAACAAATTGGCTTTATCGCAATCAGAATTAGATTTAGAACGAAATATCTATACTGCGTATGCCGATGCCAAAGGTGCTTTAGAGACCTATGTTGCAACACGCGAAATGTTAAAAGCACGTGAAGAAGCTTTTCGTTACACAAAAGAACGATATGAAAACGGTATGGCAACTGCGTTTGACTATAACCAAGCGCAAACACTATTTGTAAACACCCAATCTGATTTATTGCGTACTAAATACGATTATGTTTTCCGTACGCGCATACTTGAGTTTTATTTTGGTATACCCATTATACCAAACAACTAA